A single window of Melospiza georgiana isolate bMelGeo1 chromosome 6, bMelGeo1.pri, whole genome shotgun sequence DNA harbors:
- the CCND1 gene encoding G1/S-specific cyclin-D1, producing the protein MEHQLLCCEVETIRRAYLDASLLNDRVLQTMLKAEETCSPSVSYFKCVQKEILPYMRKIVATWMLEVCEEQKCEEEVFPLAMNYLDRFLSFEPLKKSRLQLLGATCMFVASKMKETIPLTAEKLCIYTDNSIRPDELLQMELLLVNKLKWNLAAMTPHDFIEHFLTKMPLAEDTKQIIRKHAQTFVALCATDIKFISNPPSMIAAGSVVAAVQGLHLGNTNTFLSYQCLTHFLSQVIKCDPDCLRACQEQIESLLESSLRQAQQHNVSSETKTVEDEADLSCTPTDVRDVNI; encoded by the exons ATGGAAcatcagctgctgtgctgcgAGGTGGAGACCATCCGACGAGCCTACCTGGATGCCAGCCTCCTCAATGACAGGGTGCTGCAGACAATGCTCAAGGCGGAGGAGACCTGCTCGCCCTCCGTCTCCTACTTCAAGTGCGTGCAGAAAGAAATCTTGCCATATATGAGGAAAATAGTTGCCACTTGGATGCTGGAG GTTTGCGAGGAGCAGAAGTGCGAAGAGGAAGTTTTCCCCTTGGCTATGAATTATTTGGACAGATTTTTGTCGTTCGAACCCCTCAAGAAAAGCCGATTGCAATTGCTCGGAGCTACCTGCATGTTTGTGGCTTCAAAAATGAAGGAAACTATTCCTCTGACCGCAGAAAAACTGTGCATTTATACAGATAACTCCATTAGACCCGACGAATTACTG caaatggagctgctgctggtgaatAAGCTGAAATGGAATCTGGCCGCAATGACGCCCCACGATTTCATTGAACATTTCCTCACTAAAATGCCTCTGGCAGAGGACACCAAGCAGATCATCCGTAAACATGCTCAGACTTTTGTGGCTCTGTGCGCTACAG atattaaatttatttcaaacCCACCCTCCATGATCGCAGCTGGCAGCGTGGTAGCAGCTGTGCAAGGCCTGCATCTGGGGAACACTAACACTTTCCTCTCCTATCAATGCCTCACACATTTCCTATCACAAGTTATCAAATGTGACCCG GATTGTTTACGAGCCTGCCAAGAACAGATTGAGTCCCTCCTGGAGTCCAGTCTAcgccaggcacagcagcacaacGTATCCTCAGAAACAAAGACTGTAGAGGACGAAGCAGACCTCTCCTGCACGCCTACTGATGTGCGAGACGTGAACATTTAA